The region GACATCCCCTGAGCCTGAACAGGccgagggaagggagcagcagtGTAGAGCAGGAACCAGGATGCGGCTTTGTGAATCAAATCTGCCAGTTGTGTGGGGGTAGGAAAGACGTGCCATGAGCAATGAGGAACGTGGATAGACAAGTACTGGAAGCACCTATGTCATTCACCAGTGACAAAAATGGTTCATGGGAAGacagaagaataaaaccaaTTTATATTACTGGTTATCTTTGAAGGGATATTTATAACAGCATGGCAAGTTAGTGACCCAAGGCCAGAAAGCCTTTTTAGCCCTTTCTTATGCTAACAAAATGTAAAGCTATATATCCCATCACCAAAATAGTacagttttgatttttacttttcttgtggtttttttttttttattggtttggtttgggttgtttgtttgtttgtttagacTGGAAAAGTTGCTAAAATGAAGGATAAAAGAGACACTAAAAAATCACACAAAGCATCAAAAATTTATTAACCGGGAGAAGAACGCAAGCTGCTGGCAGTGTACCCTGTATTCCAAACCAGGAACAGATACGTACCATGGCTTTTTTGTCAAAAAGAAGATGAAATCAGGAAAATATGGAGACTCATTCCACCGAATAAAATTTATCAAAGTGGCTAAATTCCAATAAAGTGAAGTGAATTCCCTACTGTTCTTGTCCTTTCTTGGTATTTTCTCCAATGTGGCAACTGTTCTTATTCCCATTTgaatttcatttctgtattaGTGTACATTAACACATTCATTCATACTTTCCGCCCCCTCCCCGAAGGGCTGCAGGAATAAGCAAGGGGCCTTGGAATCACAGAAACACTGGAGATGCTCTCATAGAAATGAGAATGAAGGTTCCACCAAAACAGGCTTTCAGaggattttcaaaagctctACACTTCTGTGTGGACTACAGTTGTATTGCAGGCTTCATTCTGTACCTGCACAGAGGTAAGAATAAGAGTGCATTAGTACTCCACGCGTGTAATGGAAATGTCTGGTGTATTTCAATTATCCAAAGCAAAAGAAGTCAACCGCAGCTGGTCAGCAGCAGGCCTTCTGATGAACCTGCAGCACATCCTTGTCTCTGCATTTGCCTGTAGCCCTTTGGCAAAGTGCCTCCATCTAGGTACAGTCACAGCCCCAGGGGGAAAATGCATTGTATTTCAACCTCATGTTTTGCATATCTGAACTGAATAAATTTTCATAAAGAGGCAGGATTGAATTCCTAGCTAGTTGAGATTCATgaacaaaatgtaattaaatatttcagggtggaaaaaaacccctatggATAGACTTACATATAGGAACATATCAAGGCATTTGTATGTATTTGTTAAACCTAAAACTTTTAACCCACAGGATTataatttagattttaaaacatttgaaactCTTGGTAAAGTATGTACAATATTACAGTTCTATTTACAAAAATGTAGATCCAATTTTGAAAGGGGGGTGTTGCTTTTATGACTCAGTTGGCAGATACACAGTTTGGGAGATTATAGCTGTGACAGCAGATAAGATGTCCAAAGGGTGCTGGGAGACATCCTTTCCTTGTAACTTAACAAGTAAGATaattagggatttttttttaatggcttccTGGGCCTATTCTGTGGATACTTGTTTCTTCACAAAATGTATGTTAAATGGGGAAAACCTGTTGCTCTTCAGTGGTGTATGAAATTCAGAGATCACCTACGCTGTCTCATTAGCTAGTTAAAAGATACTTCTCTGCCACTACCCATTTTTCTCCCAGGAAAATTTTTCTAAACACCAATACACTAATTCAGTGTGATGTTTTGAGGTAGTTCCATCTTCTTATGGTCAACACCTTCAGTCATCACTGCCCTTCTGTCAGAGCATGGCAATAATAAACACTAATACAAGTATGAGCAAACATGAATAAATGTGGGTCAGGCTGAAACTCTGCCCAGTGGGATCGGCAGGTGCCTGTCTCCTCCCAAGGTTGTTCCCAGTGGCACGCAGGGAGGCAGGTCAGGCCTGGTGTGTTCCCTGGATGAGAACTGATGGAACAGAACAGCATCACAAAGTGATGGGGCGAGGGGAGCCCGGGGGATGGGACACGTGGGACCGTGCTAGTCATGCCATGAAACTGGATGGAAAAGGTGATGGCATGAAGAAACAAGGGCAAGAGGTGGCCTCCCTGAGCTGGGGCGAGCACAATCTCCCTGTGAGGCTGCTGGTGGCTTCCCAGCCATCTTCCATACCTGGTGGTCCCAGCgtgttttttcctccaagcCGGTGTACCTTGGAGATGGCTATAAAAGATggaattaaatgttttcatagGAGACTAGTCTATAGGTAGAGCTGTTTGGAAATGTCCGTTCTGCTGTTattgaaatttaaaagaaaatggttttgcaGTTGTTTTGTAGGTAGCAGATGAGAGAAAGTGGTTGTCAGCCTGGGAGGTCTCAAGAAACACAAACTTTGGCATATGTTGTTGAGCTGGAGAGAAATGGCTTTTCTTGTTCTACAGAGATTATTGAGGTTTCAGaatcttccctctttctgcatCAGAATAAAATAGTGGCCTTTAAAAATTCAACATCAACAATCTGGGTTGTGCCGGGTCTGTGTCTAGAGCTCTCTCCTCCCTAATTGGGGATGGGGACAGTTTGGTCCAGGGCAGATTtgtgctgaaagaaaacaaaccgaTTAAAATCTTCTTAATGTCAATTAAGTAATAGTTTATGGAAGAAGTGTAAGAGCAACCTGTTTATAGTAGCATCTGGGCTGCAACCTATGGTTTTAGAAAACACAAATACTGAGGAAATGAACTACAATATACATTCTGTAGGGATAAATGCTTAAGATAGCTATTTACAGCTGGTTGTACTTTCCAAGTAATTGTGTATGGAGTCAAAGACTGAGTGGAATTTTAGGAATAACTCTAAAGCTCCAGATATTGAAATAATACCTTAGTGATGTATCTCACTGTATTGGGAAGAGCTTAGTGTGGGGGACAATGAGTATTTACTGCTTTATTAGCTTGATGAAAGTAAATGTGACTTATGAAGAAGATCCTGaaaccatagaatggtttgggttagaagggaccttaaagGTCACCTAGCTCCAGTCCCCCGGCCGTCCCTGGGTGGGCTCAAACCACCAGCCTTCTTGTTAACAGCCAAACACGCTAACCAATTGCACCACAGAGACTCCCAACAGCAGCAAATGTCTCAAGACAGTACCACTTTCTaaaaaaacaatagaaaaagcACTGTAGCATTTTAGATTTCCactgttgtgggtttttttcctagcagGTAGATGTATGCGCCATTTGGTTAGAAAGGGTGAGGTATTCCTGCAAGGACCCAATGGAGAAGATGGACAGCCAGTGCCCAGGGCTCACTGGGCTGCGGAATCTGGGTAACACATGCTACATGAATGCGATTTTGCAGTGCCTCTGCAGCGTGCCACCGCTTGTGGAGTATTTTCTCTCAGAAAAGTACAAAGCAGCCCTACACAGGTAAGTTGATTTATTCACACTacttatatttttctgcttggcACTGcacttttccttccaaaagatATGTGTTGCCATGAGAATGCCTGAGGAAGCCACCTACCAGCTCCCCACAAGGCAGTTACAGTCATTTTGGCCACAAGCTgatttccttcccctttcacTGAGACCCCCAAGTCGTTTTTCCTTGATAAGTAATTTAAACgttatgcctttttttcttgtttttttttgcaattttgaTGGTAATGCCAGTTACTGTCATTGCTGTCTTGATGATGATTCCTACTACTTTCCAGTATCTGCAGAGTCCTTCAAACCAAATGACAGGCTGTCAGAGCTGTACTGTACctgcatatatttttctaaGTTCATGTATTATGCTCCTATTTGAAGGTGGAGCCACCATCTTTTCATACTTTCCCTGAAAtctatgtttattttcttcaagggAGAATGGTGAGTCTGCAACTGCCTTTGGCTGTTTGATGTCCGATATGTGGCTTGGAGAGGTTGACTGTGTTTCCCCAGAGGTTTTTCATTCAGTCCTTGGGAAGCAGTACCCAACTTTTAGCAAGAGGACTCAGCAGGACGCACAGGagtttctgatttgtgtcctgaATGAGCTCCACGAGGCTCTCAAGAAGGTAAAAGCCCAGCTGTGGTGTTTTGGGGACCATAGCAGTTTCCTTGTTGCATTTCATGATTCAGCATTCCATGTAATAATTGCCCGTCTTCCTCTTCCAAACTATGCGATGTGGCTGctaaaaattgtcatttttattcctttgtgtCATACCCATGTACGCAGAATAATTCATTTGCATCTAATGCTACATCAAACTGCAGCCCCCAtctaaatgctgctgctgcctgtagCTCCATTATCCTCACCTCTCTTTGCTTCTGCTATGCTTTACGTTCTCCTTTTCCATCTGCCTGCAATGTTCACGTCTGCCATGCCCCATGTCtgcctttctcttcttcagctCCACGGATAAAGAGCCTGTCCAGCAATTAAGTTCACTTCCATCTAATGTCTAgaatattgtatttttgtttaatttctctcAGAAAAGGAATTTATCTTATTCTGCATGTATGAAACATCAagttaaaatagcattttagaGCCAAGTTCTGAGACAAGACTAACTTCTAGCCCACACAGACAGTGGGCAGAGACCATTAAAACCCAGTGAAGGTGCTTCTGAAACAGCTGGTtacctaccttttttttttcccctcttctgtaTAGTCAAGCCAAGGAAAATGCATAACTGATGCAAAATCAAGCAAAGGGAGTGTCAGCGAAACATCTATTATCACACAGTTATTTGAGGGGCAACTCAGTTATGATATCACGTGTCTGGAATGCAAGACCACCACCAACAGACCCGAGAGTTTCACCATTCTTTCCCTGCCCATCCCTTCTAAGAGCAGGTGCTCTCTGCAGGTACAACCTCGAATACACTCCTGCTGGTTTCTGCTTCATCTGGGAATAGGTGGTTTAGACTAATGGCTGTTATTAAAAAGATGTGGGGGTTTGGTTACTTTGGTTTCCTGGGCACTGATGGATAGTCTTTGAACCGGTCCTAGGTGGGGTTGCTGTACTGGTCTCTGGACCGCAGAGGCTGGTGAGGTTATGGGAGTGACGCTCCTGAGTTGTCATGGGATGAGGGATATTAAGATGGTTCAAAAGCAATCATGAGGGTTTCTTTCACTCAGCAAAGTATTGCCtcattttttggggggaaaaggcAGCCATTGCTGGCTGTCTTCTGTTCCAAGTGTATTTGTAATGTCAGCCTTGACATTCCATTAGGAAGAGAGCTCCAAAACATGGCAAACACTTCTCTTGCCTTACTTAGGCTCTTCAGGGGTGGAGATCTGTTTgatcaaataacatttttgtgttttttttttcctctttcacagGACTGTCTCAAAGGCTTCTTTCAGCAAGACACACTGACTTGGAACAACCAAATCCACTGCTCCTGGTGTGGAACTAAACAAGATGCTGCAGTAAAGGCCACCATGACCACGGCACCACAGATTGTTATTTTTCACCTAAAGAGGTACAGTCCATATAGGGTAGGCCAAGGCCATTTCCTGGGATTCATTTACATGACGAGGAAAAAAATCGCTGCATATGGGTGGGTTTAGTACTTTCGATACCTGGAAGCTAAATGGGCAGTTACAGAAATACATCTGTCAAACATGCCAGTTGCATTCCTGAAATCTCAGCCAAGGTGTTCTGCCTTACTCTGTGCTCCAGCCCACCAAATTTCACTCACTACGTTTGGGATCTCCTCTCCAATGGGAGAAAAACTCCACTGAGGGGTGACTGACTACAGCTTAGTACAGCACTTTGTATGGCCAGA is a window of Phalacrocorax aristotelis chromosome 7, bGulAri2.1, whole genome shotgun sequence DNA encoding:
- the USP50 gene encoding ubiquitin carboxyl-terminal hydrolase 50; this encodes MEKMDSQCPGLTGLRNLGNTCYMNAILQCLCSVPPLVEYFLSEKYKAALHRENGESATAFGCLMSDMWLGEVDCVSPEVFHSVLGKQYPTFSKRTQQDAQEFLICVLNELHEALKKSSQGKCITDAKSSKGSVSETSIITQLFEGQLSYDITCLECKTTTNRPESFTILSLPIPSKSRCSLQDCLKGFFQQDTLTWNNQIHCSWCGTKQDAAVKATMTTAPQIVIFHLKRFEWQGEHKRKLSTDICYPLSNLDLSPYSSPHFCKDAEYSLCAVVNHSGFLDDGHYTAFCKHSVTRNWYSFDDAQITKIPDSSVQTNRAYLLFYASQGLRCTH